A DNA window from Streptomyces sp. 71268 contains the following coding sequences:
- a CDS encoding DUF5925 domain-containing protein produces the protein MTPTELALPIRLNVDDSDSPSDVVDALFLGRFATGEQPFARSHSVDRVKSGLTLLPPGARVLRSARDDDRSATLAEGDGWTLLVSRWNRGADVTVTAVAEELAEKVLRQSVEDAEDEPEPQPENVTMGFWYVSPRRGPYRTTRQISAGTWPEIRANYTAPVATAMDQLMKVTPDDIAGRLLLLHGPPGTGKTSALRTLARAWRDWCQVDCVLDPERLFNDVGYLMDIAIGEDDGTAGGRWRLLLLEDCDELIRGEARHTAGQALSRLLNLTDGLLGQGRNVLVGVTTNEDLERLHPAVVRPGRCLARIEVGALTRPEAVNWLGTEEGVGRDGSTLAELFALRRGTAPASVPAPAPGSDAGLYL, from the coding sequence ATGACGCCGACCGAGCTGGCGCTGCCGATCCGACTGAACGTCGACGACAGCGACTCGCCGTCGGACGTGGTGGACGCCCTGTTCCTGGGCCGGTTCGCGACCGGCGAGCAGCCCTTCGCGCGCAGCCACTCCGTGGACCGGGTCAAGTCGGGGCTGACCCTGCTGCCGCCGGGCGCCCGGGTGCTGCGCTCGGCCCGCGACGACGACCGCAGCGCCACCCTCGCGGAGGGTGACGGCTGGACGCTGCTGGTCTCGCGGTGGAACCGGGGCGCCGACGTGACCGTGACGGCGGTGGCCGAGGAGTTGGCCGAGAAGGTGCTGCGGCAGTCGGTCGAGGACGCCGAGGACGAGCCGGAGCCGCAGCCGGAGAACGTCACGATGGGGTTCTGGTACGTCTCTCCGCGACGCGGCCCGTACCGCACCACGCGGCAGATCTCGGCGGGCACCTGGCCGGAGATCCGCGCCAACTACACGGCCCCGGTGGCCACGGCCATGGACCAGTTGATGAAGGTCACCCCGGACGACATCGCCGGGCGGCTGCTGTTGCTGCACGGCCCGCCGGGCACCGGCAAGACCTCCGCGCTGCGCACCCTGGCCCGGGCGTGGCGGGACTGGTGCCAGGTGGACTGCGTGCTCGACCCGGAGCGGCTGTTCAACGACGTCGGCTATCTGATGGACATCGCCATCGGCGAGGACGACGGAACGGCCGGCGGGCGCTGGCGACTGCTGCTGCTCGAGGACTGCGACGAGTTGATCCGCGGCGAGGCCCGGCACACCGCGGGGCAGGCGCTGTCCCGGCTGCTGAACCTGACCGACGGGCTGCTCGGCCAGGGCCGCAACGTGCTCGTGGGCGTCACGACCAACGAGGACCTGGAGCGGCTGCACCCGGCCGTGGTGCGCCCCGGGCGCTGTCTGGCCCGGATCGAGGTGGGCGCGCTGACCCGCCCGGAGGCGGTGAACTGGCTGGGCACCGAGGAGGGGGTGGGCCGGGACGGTTCGACGCTGGCCGAGCTGTTCGCCCTGCGTCGCGGCACCGCCCCGGCCTCCGTGCCGGCCCCCGCGCCCGGTTCCGACGCGGGCCTGTACCTGTGA
- a CDS encoding SGNH/GDSL hydrolase family protein: protein MRLTRLVSAASAAVLTATLALTGAQVAQAADTSVGAQAAGDYVALGDSYSSGVGAGDYDSGSGDCKRSNRAYPKLWAAKNAPASFHFTACSGAVTGDVLNKQLGPVNSGTDLVSITIGGNDAGFVDVMTTCVLQSESNCVNRVNTARAYVEKTLPGKLDAVYSAIKSKAPRARVVVLGYPRFYKLNGTCVVGLTEKERSAINGAADLLNSITAKRAADHGFGYGDIAARFTGHEICSGDAWLHSVTFPIGDSYHPKAAGQSGGYLPALSSAI from the coding sequence ATGAGACTCACCCGGCTCGTGTCCGCCGCGTCCGCCGCGGTCCTCACCGCGACCCTCGCCCTCACCGGCGCCCAGGTGGCGCAGGCGGCCGACACCTCGGTCGGCGCCCAGGCCGCCGGCGACTACGTGGCCCTCGGCGACTCCTACTCCTCCGGTGTCGGCGCCGGCGACTACGACAGCGGCAGCGGTGACTGCAAGCGCAGCAACCGCGCCTACCCCAAGCTGTGGGCCGCCAAGAACGCGCCCGCCAGCTTCCACTTCACCGCCTGTTCCGGGGCCGTCACCGGTGACGTCCTGAACAAGCAGCTCGGCCCGGTCAACTCCGGCACCGACCTGGTCAGCATCACCATCGGCGGCAACGACGCCGGCTTCGTCGACGTCATGACCACCTGCGTGCTCCAGTCCGAGAGCAACTGCGTGAACCGCGTCAACACCGCCCGCGCGTACGTCGAGAAGACGCTGCCCGGCAAGCTCGACGCGGTGTACTCGGCCATCAAGAGCAAGGCCCCCAGGGCCCGCGTCGTCGTGCTCGGCTACCCGCGCTTCTACAAGCTCAACGGCACCTGCGTCGTCGGCCTCACGGAGAAGGAGCGGTCCGCCATCAACGGCGCGGCCGACCTGCTCAACTCGATCACCGCCAAGCGCGCGGCCGACCACGGCTTCGGGTACGGCGACATCGCGGCCCGCTTCACCGGCCACGAGATCTGCTCGGGCGACGCGTGGCTGCACAGCGTGACCTTCCCGATCGGCGACTCCTACCACCCGAAGGCCGCCGGTCAGTCGGGTGGCTACCTGCCCGCCCTCAGCTCGGCCATCTGA
- a CDS encoding S8 family peptidase — MAQSRTPRRPRTPLAAARTTALAAVATLAVALPAHAAPQVTAPNAPGSGGGTVLGADNPDALRGSYVVTLRPGVAATSADGAALVARYGGTVRHVYTAVLNGYAVRLPEAAARRLAADPAVASVVRDSVVRATATQHNPPSWGLDRIDQPALPLDQKYTYPDSAGGGATVYVVDTGVRISHRDFGGRAVNGYDAVEKDDVAQDGNGHGTHVASTVAGTAHGVAKKARVVAVRVLDDQGSGSVSGVIAGIDWVTRNHSGPSVANLSLGGSPNTALDTAVRNSIKSGVTYAVAAGNSASPAQNFSPARVTEALTVGSVDRTDNAARSSNHGSAVDLFAPGVGITGAWHTGDDATNTLSGSSMATPHVAGAAAVYGALHPTASPAQVTRAVLDGATNGVVLNPGPGTPNKLLRVVS, encoded by the coding sequence ATGGCACAATCCCGCACGCCCCGCAGACCTCGCACACCCCTGGCAGCGGCGCGCACCACGGCCCTGGCCGCCGTCGCCACCCTCGCCGTCGCCCTGCCCGCCCACGCCGCGCCCCAGGTCACCGCGCCCAACGCGCCGGGCAGCGGCGGCGGCACCGTGCTGGGCGCCGACAACCCCGACGCCCTGCGCGGCAGTTACGTCGTCACGCTGCGCCCCGGCGTCGCCGCCACATCCGCCGACGGCGCGGCGCTGGTCGCCCGCTACGGCGGCACGGTGCGCCACGTCTACACGGCGGTCCTGAACGGGTACGCCGTACGGCTGCCGGAGGCGGCCGCACGGCGGCTGGCGGCCGATCCCGCGGTGGCGTCCGTCGTGCGGGATTCCGTCGTTCGGGCGACGGCCACTCAGCACAATCCACCCTCCTGGGGGCTGGACCGGATCGACCAACCCGCGCTCCCGCTCGACCAGAAGTACACGTATCCGGACAGTGCGGGCGGCGGGGCCACGGTGTACGTCGTGGACACCGGCGTCCGGATCAGCCACCGCGACTTCGGTGGCCGGGCGGTCAACGGCTACGACGCCGTCGAGAAGGACGACGTCGCCCAGGACGGCAACGGGCACGGCACCCACGTGGCCTCCACCGTCGCGGGCACCGCGCACGGGGTCGCCAAGAAGGCCAGGGTGGTGGCCGTCCGCGTGCTCGACGACCAGGGCTCCGGCTCGGTCTCGGGCGTGATCGCGGGCATCGACTGGGTCACCCGGAACCACAGCGGCCCCTCGGTGGCCAACCTGTCGCTGGGCGGCAGCCCCAACACCGCCCTGGACACCGCTGTACGCAACTCGATCAAGAGCGGGGTCACCTACGCCGTGGCAGCCGGCAACTCCGCCTCGCCCGCGCAGAACTTCTCCCCGGCCCGCGTCACCGAGGCGCTCACGGTGGGCTCCGTCGACAGGACGGACAACGCGGCCAGGTCCTCCAACCACGGCTCGGCGGTCGACCTGTTCGCGCCGGGCGTGGGCATCACCGGCGCCTGGCACACCGGCGACGACGCCACCAACACGCTGTCCGGCTCCTCGATGGCCACCCCGCACGTCGCGGGCGCCGCCGCCGTCTACGGTGCCCTGCACCCGACCGCGAGCCCGGCCCAGGTCACCAGGGCGGTGCTGGACGGGGCGACCAACGGCGTGGTGCTCAACCCCGGCCCGGGAACGCCCAACAAGCTGCTGCGGGTCGTGTCGTAA
- a CDS encoding GntR family transcriptional regulator, producing the protein MTTFAPDSLALNRKLPLWYQVSQSLRASILGRRPEEPLRLPTEDRLAEHYGVSVLTMRQALKELEAEGLISRHRRRGTFIEPSARRGAPVRLLGSVDAIVAQQSGERTTLLGHGTEPIPADLAEHFPGRTEAVAYRRLRCEEESGEPTNWAHNLIRPDIAEKIDLDDLTRWPMTKVLRDAVGVRISRITDTVEARLADPETAGLLNVPLLSPILHYTGLTYDEDGEIVDVARIRYRGDRFSFTVTLDAH; encoded by the coding sequence GTGACCACCTTCGCTCCCGACTCGCTCGCCCTGAACCGCAAGCTGCCGCTCTGGTACCAGGTGTCGCAGTCGTTGCGCGCCTCCATACTGGGCCGCCGCCCGGAGGAGCCGCTGCGCCTGCCCACCGAGGACCGGTTGGCCGAGCACTACGGGGTCAGCGTCCTCACCATGCGGCAGGCGCTCAAGGAGTTGGAGGCGGAGGGGCTGATCAGCCGGCACCGGCGGCGCGGCACGTTCATCGAGCCTAGCGCGCGGCGCGGTGCCCCGGTGCGGCTGCTCGGTTCGGTGGACGCGATAGTGGCCCAGCAGTCGGGTGAGCGCACCACGCTGCTGGGCCACGGCACCGAACCGATCCCGGCCGACCTCGCCGAGCACTTCCCGGGCCGCACCGAGGCGGTGGCCTACCGCAGGCTGCGCTGCGAGGAGGAGAGCGGTGAACCGACCAACTGGGCGCACAACCTGATCCGGCCCGACATCGCCGAGAAGATCGACCTCGACGACCTGACCCGCTGGCCCATGACCAAGGTGTTGCGGGACGCGGTCGGGGTGCGCATCAGCCGCATCACGGACACGGTCGAAGCCCGCCTCGCCGACCCGGAGACGGCGGGGCTCCTGAACGTGCCGCTGCTGAGCCCGATCCTGCACTACACGGGGCTGACCTACGACGAGGACGGCGAGATCGTGGACGTGGCCCGCATCCGCTACCGGGGTGACCGTTTCTCCTTCACGGTCACCCTGGACGCCCACTGA
- a CDS encoding type ISP restriction/modification enzyme, protein MPWSVAPLRLGRSWVLAPDAASLTARWDRLLRTDDEADRTALFHPTRARTPHTAVAQLPGQPGATTRFARERGRCPQPVRIAHGPYDQQWLIPDHRLIDAARPELWRVADEHQIHLLEPAREAPPRAGQRGTRATPPGPPPTEAELSFAALLPDGHSPAGRPGRIRPLYRRPGAREPNVAPGLLAHLARRLGREVAADDLFAWIAAVARRGPGGATVVPLTASPELWEAGVALGRRRVWLHTRGARGGPAAGAPGAAAGAGGRPRLPGGQRPYVRAALTGRLAPDALGYDPEERALRLGNGRISPVAYAAWEYHSGGVRVLESWFERRATPGPAGTLDAIGPRDWPQEWTSDLLELITVLTLLAELREPTGQLRKELADGPLIAVGELTEAGVLPVPEAARRPASVLDHHEEGPEGQFALL, encoded by the coding sequence ATGCCGTGGTCCGTGGCGCCGCTGCGACTCGGCCGGTCCTGGGTACTGGCCCCCGACGCCGCCTCGCTCACGGCCCGCTGGGACCGGCTGCTGCGCACCGACGACGAGGCCGACCGCACGGCCCTGTTCCACCCCACCCGGGCCCGTACGCCGCACACCGCCGTCGCCCAGCTCCCCGGCCAGCCCGGCGCCACCACCAGGTTCGCCCGCGAGCGGGGCCGCTGCCCACAGCCGGTGCGGATCGCCCACGGCCCTTACGACCAGCAGTGGCTGATCCCCGATCACCGGCTGATCGACGCGGCCAGGCCCGAGCTGTGGCGGGTGGCCGACGAGCACCAGATCCACCTGCTCGAACCGGCCCGCGAGGCGCCGCCCCGCGCCGGCCAGCGCGGCACGCGCGCGACGCCGCCGGGCCCGCCCCCGACGGAGGCCGAGCTCTCCTTCGCCGCGCTCCTCCCCGACGGGCACTCCCCCGCCGGCCGACCTGGCCGCATCCGCCCGCTCTACCGCCGCCCCGGCGCCCGCGAACCCAACGTCGCCCCGGGACTCCTCGCCCACCTGGCCCGCCGGCTCGGGCGCGAGGTCGCGGCCGACGACCTGTTCGCCTGGATCGCCGCCGTCGCGCGGCGCGGGCCGGGGGGCGCGACGGTCGTGCCGCTGACCGCCTCGCCCGAACTCTGGGAGGCGGGTGTCGCGCTCGGCCGACGCCGGGTCTGGCTCCACACCCGAGGCGCCCGCGGCGGCCCGGCGGCCGGGGCGCCGGGAGCAGCCGCCGGGGCCGGGGGCCGGCCCCGGCTGCCGGGCGGTCAGCGTCCGTACGTGCGGGCCGCGCTCACGGGCCGACTCGCCCCTGACGCGCTGGGCTACGACCCCGAGGAGCGCGCGCTCCGCCTGGGGAACGGCCGGATCTCGCCGGTGGCCTATGCCGCGTGGGAGTACCACAGCGGCGGGGTGCGGGTGTTGGAGAGCTGGTTCGAGCGGCGCGCCACGCCCGGCCCGGCCGGCACCCTGGACGCCATCGGGCCGCGCGACTGGCCCCAGGAGTGGACGTCGGACCTGCTGGAGCTGATCACGGTCCTCACCTTGCTGGCCGAGCTGCGCGAGCCGACCGGGCAACTGCGTAAGGAGCTGGCCGACGGTCCGCTGATCGCGGTGGGCGAGCTGACCGAGGCGGGCGTGCTGCCGGTTCCGGAGGCCGCCCGACGGCCCGCGTCGGTCCTGGACCACCACGAGGAAGGCCCGGAGGGACAGTTCGCGCTGTTGTGA
- the hmgA gene encoding homogentisate 1,2-dioxygenase yields the protein MSGTDNEQARKVAEGLAYSSGFGNEHSSEAVPGALPHGRNSPQRAPLGLYAEQLSGSAFTEPRRNNRRSWLYRISPSAAHPPFTRIDNGALRGAPFAGPEQVPDPNRLRWDPMPEPAAGTDFIAGLWTLGGNGDAAQRTGMAIHLYAANASMTDRVFSDSDGELLIVPESGGLLLRTEFGLLRAEPGEVALIPRGVRFRVELLDASARGYVCENYGQPFVLPDLGPIGANGLANPRDFRAPVAAYEEREAPTEVVNKFCGNLWAATYDHSPLDVVAWHGNHVPYVYDLHRFNVIGSISYDHPDPSIFTVLTSPSDTPGLAGVDFVVFAPRWLVGEDTFRPPYFHRNVMSEYMGLIEGAYDAKKAGKGGFVPGGGSLHNMMSAHGPDRTTFDRASAAELLPQKIDNGLAFMFETRWPVITTPQAIEADHLQSGYDDVWQGLERHFRSS from the coding sequence ATGAGCGGCACGGACAACGAGCAAGCGAGGAAGGTCGCCGAGGGGCTGGCGTACAGCTCCGGCTTCGGTAACGAACACAGCAGCGAGGCGGTGCCCGGGGCGCTGCCGCACGGCCGCAACTCGCCCCAGCGCGCCCCGCTCGGCCTGTACGCGGAGCAACTCAGCGGCAGCGCCTTCACCGAGCCCCGGCGCAACAACCGCCGCTCCTGGCTCTACCGCATCAGCCCGTCGGCGGCGCACCCGCCGTTCACCCGGATCGACAACGGCGCGCTGCGCGGCGCCCCGTTCGCCGGCCCCGAGCAGGTGCCCGACCCCAACCGGCTGCGCTGGGACCCGATGCCGGAGCCGGCCGCCGGCACCGACTTCATCGCCGGCCTGTGGACGCTCGGTGGCAACGGCGACGCCGCCCAGCGCACCGGCATGGCCATCCACCTCTACGCCGCCAACGCCTCGATGACCGACCGGGTCTTCAGCGACTCCGACGGCGAGTTGCTGATCGTGCCCGAGAGCGGCGGGCTGCTGCTGCGCACGGAGTTCGGACTGCTGCGCGCCGAGCCGGGCGAGGTGGCGCTCATCCCGCGCGGCGTGCGGTTCCGCGTCGAACTCCTCGACGCGAGCGCGCGCGGCTACGTCTGCGAGAACTACGGCCAGCCCTTCGTCCTGCCCGACCTCGGCCCGATCGGCGCCAACGGCCTGGCCAACCCGCGCGACTTCCGGGCCCCGGTGGCCGCGTACGAGGAGCGCGAGGCGCCCACCGAGGTGGTCAACAAGTTCTGCGGCAACCTGTGGGCCGCGACGTACGACCACTCCCCGCTCGACGTCGTCGCCTGGCACGGCAACCACGTGCCGTACGTCTACGACCTGCACCGCTTCAACGTCATCGGCTCGATCAGCTACGACCACCCCGACCCGTCCATCTTCACGGTGCTCACCTCGCCCTCGGACACCCCCGGCCTGGCGGGCGTGGACTTCGTGGTCTTCGCGCCGCGCTGGCTGGTGGGCGAGGACACCTTCCGGCCGCCGTACTTCCACCGCAACGTGATGAGCGAGTACATGGGCCTGATCGAGGGCGCCTACGACGCGAAGAAGGCGGGCAAGGGCGGCTTCGTGCCCGGCGGCGGCTCGCTGCACAACATGATGTCGGCGCACGGGCCCGACCGGACGACCTTCGACCGGGCGAGCGCGGCCGAACTCCTGCCGCAGAAGATCGACAACGGCCTGGCCTTCATGTTCGAGACCCGCTGGCCGGTCATCACCACCCCGCAGGCGATCGAAGCCGACCACCTGCAGAGCGGTTATGACGATGTGTGGCAGGGTCTGGAGCGCCATTTCCGGTCGTCGTAG
- a CDS encoding GntR family transcriptional regulator encodes MTLFIIVEPASSTAPFEQVRAQVAEQARSGALPVGYKLPTVRGLAYELGLAANTVAKAYRALEADGVIETRGRHGSFIAAAGEAAERELASAAETYARRARHLGLDQKTARVAVTDALRAAYCDD; translated from the coding sequence GTGACCTTGTTCATCATCGTCGAGCCCGCCAGCAGCACCGCGCCCTTCGAGCAGGTGCGGGCCCAAGTGGCCGAGCAGGCCAGGAGTGGCGCGCTGCCCGTCGGCTACAAGCTGCCGACGGTCCGCGGCCTCGCGTACGAACTCGGCCTTGCGGCGAACACGGTGGCCAAGGCGTACCGCGCCCTGGAAGCGGACGGCGTGATCGAGACCCGGGGCCGGCACGGCTCGTTCATCGCCGCGGCCGGGGAGGCCGCCGAACGCGAACTGGCCAGCGCCGCCGAGACGTACGCCCGCCGCGCCCGCCACCTGGGCCTGGACCAGAAGACGGCGCGGGTGGCGGTGACCGACGCGCTGCGCGCCGCCTACTGCGACGACTGA